Proteins from one Mycobacterium sp. EPa45 genomic window:
- a CDS encoding ABC transporter permease subunit (The N-terminal region of this protein, as described by TIGR01726, is a three transmembrane segment that identifies a subfamily of ABC transporter permease subunits, which specificities that include histidine, arginine, glutamine, glutamate, L-cystine (sic), the opines (in Agrobacterium) octopine and nopaline, etc.), whose translation MRHFPHAALLTIVTVAAVLLGGCGSKPDSGGPLSSGVLRVGTEGTYAPFSFQDPATGQLAGYDVDVADAVGQKLGKKVEFIQTPWDSIFAALEANRFDVVANEVTISPERQSKYDLSEPYSVGEGVIITRADDDSIKSLNDLKGKTVGATITSNWAQISRDAGATVAPVEGFTQAITLLGQGRVDAVVNDSIAFHAYQAETDNQTVKIGATIGEKSEQGFAARKNSGLLPDLNKAIDELKADGTLATISQKYLKANATGAPAAGGADAGHRSVWKLIADNLWPLAKAAITVTIPLTLISFAIGLVIALVVALGRLSKNPVVSNISRFYISVIRGTPLLVQLFIIFFALPQIGVKLEPFLAAVIAFSLNVGGYAAEIIRSAIQSIPVGQWEAAETIGYHYAGALRRIILPQAARVAVPPLSNTLISLVKDTSLASTILVTELLRTAQVAAAPTFEFFALYGTAAAYYWIICLVLSFGQSRLEHRLERYVAR comes from the coding sequence ATGCGTCATTTCCCACACGCAGCTCTGCTGACGATCGTGACGGTCGCCGCAGTGCTCCTCGGCGGCTGCGGTTCGAAGCCCGACAGTGGCGGCCCGCTGTCCTCCGGTGTGCTGCGGGTCGGCACCGAGGGCACCTACGCGCCGTTCAGTTTCCAGGATCCCGCGACCGGGCAGCTCGCCGGATACGACGTTGACGTCGCCGATGCGGTCGGTCAGAAACTCGGCAAGAAGGTCGAGTTCATCCAGACGCCATGGGATTCCATCTTCGCCGCGCTCGAAGCCAACCGGTTCGACGTGGTGGCCAACGAGGTCACCATCAGCCCTGAGCGTCAGAGCAAATACGACCTGTCCGAGCCGTATTCGGTGGGTGAAGGCGTCATCATCACCCGAGCGGACGACGACTCGATCAAGTCGCTCAATGACCTCAAGGGGAAAACGGTCGGTGCCACCATCACCAGCAACTGGGCCCAGATCTCTCGCGACGCAGGTGCGACGGTCGCGCCGGTGGAGGGCTTCACTCAGGCGATCACCCTGCTCGGCCAGGGCCGGGTCGACGCCGTCGTCAACGACAGCATCGCCTTCCATGCTTACCAAGCCGAGACCGACAATCAGACGGTCAAGATCGGCGCCACGATCGGCGAGAAGAGCGAGCAAGGATTTGCGGCTCGCAAGAACAGCGGCCTGCTACCGGATCTGAACAAGGCGATCGACGAGCTCAAGGCCGACGGCACGCTGGCGACGATCTCGCAGAAATATCTGAAGGCCAACGCCACCGGGGCGCCGGCCGCCGGCGGGGCCGACGCCGGCCACCGTTCGGTGTGGAAACTGATCGCCGACAACCTGTGGCCATTGGCCAAGGCGGCGATCACGGTGACCATCCCACTGACCCTGATCAGCTTCGCCATCGGTCTGGTGATCGCCCTCGTGGTGGCGCTGGGCCGACTGTCCAAAAACCCGGTGGTGTCGAACATTTCCCGGTTCTACATCTCGGTGATCCGCGGCACCCCGCTGCTGGTGCAGTTGTTCATCATCTTTTTCGCCCTGCCGCAGATCGGGGTCAAACTCGAGCCGTTCCTGGCCGCGGTGATCGCGTTCAGCCTCAACGTCGGCGGCTACGCCGCGGAGATCATCCGCTCGGCCATCCAGAGCATCCCCGTCGGGCAATGGGAGGCCGCCGAGACCATCGGCTATCACTACGCCGGTGCGCTGCGGCGAATAATCCTTCCGCAGGCGGCCCGAGTTGCGGTCCCGCCCCTGTCGAACACACTGATCTCACTGGTCAAGGACACCTCGCTGGCGTCGACCATCCTGGTGACAGAACTGCTGCGCACCGCGCAGGTGGCCGCCGCACCGACCTTCGAGTTCTTCGCGCTGTACGGCACGGCCGCCGCGTACTACTGGATCATCTGCCTGGTGCTGTCGTTCGGCCAGAGCCGCCTTGAACACCGACTGGAAAGGTACGTGGCGCGATGA
- a CDS encoding FAD-dependent oxidoreductase produces the protein MPNQKQVDADVVIVGAGLSGMIAARTVLSAGLTPVVLEADERVGGRILTEEVMPGLPVELGAQWIGDTHERMFALAAELGVETYPQFEDGETSYDLVGAGVLRENEFHVRFADELAELDRVLRRLDELATEVPVEAPWLAAHAADWDSITAGAWYDAQGLSLVARTLVEICTVGILAVPTAEVSFLHLLFTIQTCGVTSELFAESEGGAQTTRFVGGTSEIPRRLAALIADRIVLKAPVQLIEHSTDSVSVHCRGGLVARGRRVIVAISPTLAGRIMYDPPLPGVRDQLTQRLPNGSAMKAFFVYDEPFWRTDGFNGQLISDVGPARMSNDTCIPGDDHGVILMFLEGDQARTFGRLPEEQRRAALTDELVRHYGSRAAHPEFYVDGEWSDRQWTRGCYNANLGPHVWTAYGPALSAPIGVIHWASTDTATHWSAYMEGAVDAGERAAHEVVASLAG, from the coding sequence ATGCCGAACCAGAAGCAGGTCGACGCCGACGTCGTCATCGTCGGGGCGGGACTCTCCGGAATGATCGCGGCCCGGACCGTGTTGTCGGCCGGCCTGACGCCGGTGGTGCTGGAGGCCGACGAACGCGTGGGTGGCCGCATCCTCACCGAGGAGGTCATGCCGGGCCTGCCCGTCGAACTGGGCGCGCAGTGGATCGGTGACACCCACGAGCGGATGTTCGCCCTCGCCGCCGAGCTCGGCGTCGAGACCTACCCACAGTTCGAGGACGGCGAGACGTCCTACGACCTCGTCGGTGCGGGGGTATTGCGCGAGAACGAATTCCACGTCCGATTCGCCGATGAGCTGGCCGAGCTGGACAGGGTTCTGCGCCGGCTGGACGAGCTGGCCACCGAAGTGCCGGTCGAGGCGCCGTGGTTGGCAGCCCATGCCGCCGACTGGGACTCCATCACCGCGGGTGCGTGGTACGACGCGCAGGGGTTGTCATTGGTGGCGCGCACGCTGGTAGAGATCTGCACCGTCGGCATCCTGGCAGTGCCCACCGCCGAAGTGTCGTTCCTGCATCTGCTGTTCACCATCCAGACCTGCGGGGTGACCTCCGAGCTGTTCGCCGAATCCGAAGGGGGCGCCCAGACCACCCGGTTCGTCGGCGGCACCAGCGAGATCCCGCGCCGACTCGCCGCGCTGATCGCCGACCGCATCGTGCTGAAGGCGCCCGTTCAGCTGATCGAGCACTCCACTGACAGTGTCAGCGTGCACTGCCGCGGCGGACTGGTCGCGCGGGGCCGCCGGGTGATCGTGGCGATCTCACCGACGCTCGCCGGCCGCATCATGTACGACCCGCCCCTGCCCGGGGTGCGCGATCAGCTCACGCAGCGGCTACCCAACGGGTCCGCCATGAAGGCGTTCTTCGTCTATGACGAACCCTTCTGGCGCACAGACGGATTCAACGGTCAACTGATATCCGATGTCGGCCCGGCCCGGATGTCGAATGACACCTGCATTCCAGGGGATGACCATGGGGTGATCCTGATGTTCCTGGAGGGTGACCAGGCCCGCACCTTCGGACGACTGCCCGAAGAGCAGCGCCGCGCCGCGCTCACTGACGAACTGGTGCGTCACTACGGCAGCAGGGCGGCCCATCCCGAGTTCTATGTCGACGGTGAATGGTCGGATCGGCAGTGGACCCGCGGCTGCTACAACGCCAACCTCGGCCCGCATGTCTGGACGGCGTACGGTCCGGCCCTGTCGGCGCCGATCGGCGTGATCCACTGGGCGTCAACCGATACCGCGACGCATTGGAGCGCCTACATGGAGGGGGCGGTAGACGCGGGCGAGCGCGCCGCTCACGAGGTGGTCGCCTCGCTGGCCGGGTAA
- a CDS encoding cytochrome P450, translated as MTAATQPQELLLKLLDPGNRANPYPVYRQIREGGPMHIPESTLHVLSSFADCDEVLRHPDSCSDRLKSTAAQRAIEAGEQPRPFGTPGFLFLDPPDHTRLRKLVSKAFSPRVVKALEPNITSMVDDLLDNAAQTSEFDAIEQLAHPLPVAVICRLLGVPIEDEAQFSSASTILAQGLDPFVTFTGETQGFEERLKAGMWLRGYLRELLERRRAEPRDDLMSGLIAVEESGDQLTEEEIVATCNLLLIAGHETTVNLIANGILAMLRHREHWTALSTDPGLAPNIIEETLRYDPPVQLASRVAGADMEIGDIRIPKGDIMMILLAAAHRDPAVAERPDEFDPTRNPIRHLAFGHGPHFCLGAPLARMEAAVALSAVTKRFPDAQLAAEPTYKPHVTLRGMARLEVAV; from the coding sequence ATGACTGCTGCGACCCAGCCGCAAGAATTGCTGCTGAAACTGCTCGACCCCGGCAACCGGGCGAACCCCTACCCGGTCTACCGGCAGATCCGCGAGGGCGGCCCGATGCACATTCCGGAGTCGACGTTGCACGTGCTGTCCAGCTTCGCCGACTGCGACGAGGTGCTACGCCACCCCGATTCATGCAGCGACCGACTGAAGTCCACCGCCGCGCAGCGGGCCATCGAGGCCGGTGAGCAGCCCCGGCCGTTCGGCACCCCCGGCTTCCTGTTCCTCGACCCGCCCGATCACACGCGGCTGCGCAAGCTCGTCAGTAAGGCATTCTCGCCGCGAGTGGTCAAGGCGCTGGAGCCGAACATCACCTCGATGGTCGATGACCTGCTCGACAATGCCGCGCAGACAAGTGAATTCGATGCCATCGAGCAACTCGCGCATCCGCTGCCGGTGGCGGTGATCTGCCGCCTGCTCGGCGTGCCGATCGAAGATGAGGCCCAATTCAGCTCGGCCTCAACGATTCTGGCACAAGGGTTGGATCCCTTCGTAACCTTCACCGGAGAGACGCAGGGTTTCGAAGAACGTCTGAAGGCCGGAATGTGGCTCCGCGGATATTTGCGTGAGCTGCTGGAACGGCGCCGCGCGGAGCCGCGCGACGATTTGATGTCGGGCCTGATCGCGGTGGAGGAATCCGGCGACCAGCTCACCGAGGAGGAGATCGTCGCGACCTGCAACCTGTTGCTGATCGCCGGTCACGAGACAACGGTCAACCTGATCGCGAACGGGATCCTGGCGATGTTGCGGCACCGCGAGCACTGGACGGCGTTGAGCACCGACCCAGGTCTGGCTCCGAACATCATCGAGGAAACTCTGCGCTACGACCCGCCGGTGCAGCTGGCCAGCCGGGTCGCCGGTGCTGACATGGAGATCGGCGATATCCGAATCCCCAAGGGCGACATCATGATGATTCTGCTGGCTGCCGCGCACCGCGATCCGGCGGTCGCCGAGCGGCCCGATGAGTTCGACCCGACCCGCAACCCGATTCGCCATCTGGCGTTCGGGCACGGACCGCACTTCTGCCTCGGTGCGCCGCTGGCGCGGATGGAGGCCGCGGTGGCATTGTCCGCGGTGACCAAACGCTTCCCGGATGCGCAGCTGGCCGCCGAGCCGACCTACAAGCCCCACGTCACGCTGCGCGGTATGGCGCGCCTCGAGGTTGCCGTCTGA
- the gluQRS gene encoding tRNA glutamyl-Q(34) synthetase GluQRS: MTRPTPGAGRFAPSPSADLHIGNLRTAVLAWLFARSTGRRFLMRVEDLDDRTHDDVALHQLDDLAAIGVTWDDEPQWQSRQRRRYDAVIDGLAARGLVYECYCSRRDILSAPRAPHAPEGAYPGTCRTLNDAERTAKRQTGRPPALRLRADATEYAVTDLVHGTYTGVVDDFVLRRGDGVPAYNLAVVVDDALSGIDQVVRGDDLLASSPRQAYLAELLGHPQPVYAHVPLVLNTEGKRLAKRDGAVALAELGAPRAFALITESLGWPSPDMAALLRQFDPARMPREPWIYQPV; encoded by the coding sequence GTGACCCGCCCAACCCCGGGCGCAGGCCGGTTCGCGCCCAGCCCGTCCGCCGACCTGCACATCGGCAACCTGCGCACCGCAGTGCTGGCGTGGCTGTTTGCCCGCTCGACGGGTCGTCGCTTCCTGATGCGGGTCGAAGACCTCGACGACCGCACGCACGATGATGTCGCGCTGCATCAGCTCGACGATCTCGCCGCGATCGGTGTCACGTGGGACGACGAACCGCAATGGCAGTCTCGTCAGCGCCGGCGTTACGACGCAGTGATCGACGGGCTGGCCGCACGCGGACTGGTTTACGAATGCTACTGCAGCAGAAGAGATATCCTCAGCGCACCGCGGGCACCTCATGCCCCGGAAGGGGCCTATCCCGGCACCTGCCGGACGCTGAATGACGCCGAGCGGACCGCCAAACGCCAGACCGGACGGCCGCCCGCGCTGCGGCTGCGCGCGGACGCCACTGAGTACGCCGTCACCGACCTTGTGCATGGCACCTACACCGGGGTGGTCGACGACTTCGTGCTGCGCCGCGGCGATGGTGTGCCCGCCTACAACCTGGCCGTCGTTGTCGACGATGCGCTGTCCGGCATCGATCAGGTCGTCCGCGGTGACGATCTGTTGGCGTCCTCGCCACGCCAGGCGTACCTGGCCGAACTGCTCGGCCATCCGCAGCCGGTGTACGCCCACGTGCCGCTGGTACTCAACACGGAAGGCAAGCGGCTGGCCAAACGCGACGGCGCCGTCGCGCTGGCCGAACTCGGCGCTCCCCGGGCGTTCGCATTGATCACGGAGTCGCTGGGCTGGCCGTCGCCGGACATGGCAGCGCTGCTGCGCCAGTTCGACCCGGCCCGGATGCCCCGCGAACCCTGGATTTATCAACCGGTTTGA
- a CDS encoding ABC transporter ATP-binding protein, with protein sequence MIRTLIRLIPDEDRGRLTSYIVLTLVSVLLRAASALVLVPLLVALFGPHPSDAWPWVGVLTAVTIGGWVIDMVVARVAFGIGFTLADTTQHTMANRLTDVPLHWFTADNTAVARQAIAASAPQLVGLVANLLSPFIGGLLLPAAITIGLFSVSWQVGVAAVIALPFLLGALAASQRLIRTADAADADAHSSLTERLVEFARTQQALRASRRVTAARSQTGEAITAVRGATLRLLLFQIPGQLLFSVASQIALILLAGTITTLTLRGQLGGPEAVALAIVMVRFLEPFTVLADLSGAVESSRGLLDRLKTVTAAPLAEQPRRGVLPSGESSAPRIELRSVGFGYQGTEVLKDLSFTLEPGTTTAIVGPSGSGKTTILSLVAGLLAPERGQVVIDGIDAADIDSDARRALVSVVFQQPYLFDGTIWDNIRVGYPEADDETIRRAMTLARVDEIIERLPGGAQSKVGEAGTALSGGERQRVSIARALAKPAGVLLIDEATSALDTENEAAITQAINDDPQPRTRVIVAHRPDAIRHADQVLFIDGGVVAERGSIDELTSLGGRFAEFWRKLEDSIGWQIAAHGPASPQPSPRTSFTESASGARPEYVSDSL encoded by the coding sequence ATGATTCGCACTCTGATCAGGTTGATTCCCGACGAGGACCGTGGGCGACTCACCAGTTACATTGTGCTGACGTTGGTTTCGGTGCTTCTGCGGGCTGCAAGCGCGCTGGTGCTGGTGCCGCTGCTCGTCGCTTTGTTCGGCCCGCACCCATCGGATGCCTGGCCCTGGGTCGGCGTCCTCACCGCGGTCACGATCGGCGGTTGGGTCATCGACATGGTCGTGGCCCGTGTGGCCTTCGGCATCGGCTTCACACTGGCGGACACCACTCAACACACCATGGCCAACCGGCTCACCGATGTTCCGCTGCACTGGTTCACCGCCGACAACACCGCGGTGGCGCGGCAGGCCATCGCGGCCAGCGCACCGCAACTTGTCGGTCTCGTCGCAAATCTGTTGAGCCCGTTCATCGGTGGGCTGCTGCTGCCTGCCGCGATCACCATCGGGTTGTTCTCCGTTTCCTGGCAGGTCGGCGTGGCCGCGGTGATCGCGCTGCCGTTCTTGCTCGGCGCCCTTGCCGCGAGCCAGCGGCTGATCCGTACCGCCGACGCCGCAGACGCCGACGCCCACAGCAGCCTCACCGAACGCCTGGTGGAGTTCGCCCGCACCCAGCAGGCGTTGCGCGCCAGTCGCCGCGTCACGGCAGCGCGGAGCCAAACCGGGGAGGCGATCACCGCGGTACGTGGGGCGACGCTGCGGCTGTTGCTGTTTCAGATCCCGGGCCAGCTCTTGTTCAGCGTGGCAAGCCAGATCGCCCTCATCCTGCTGGCGGGCACGATCACGACGCTGACGTTGCGCGGCCAGCTCGGCGGGCCTGAGGCGGTGGCACTGGCGATCGTGATGGTGCGATTCCTGGAGCCGTTCACCGTGCTGGCCGACCTGTCCGGCGCGGTCGAGTCCTCGCGCGGCCTGCTGGACCGGCTCAAAACCGTGACCGCCGCACCGCTGGCCGAGCAGCCGCGGCGCGGCGTGCTGCCGTCAGGTGAATCATCGGCGCCCCGAATCGAACTTCGCTCCGTGGGCTTCGGTTACCAGGGCACCGAGGTGCTCAAGGACCTCTCGTTCACCCTCGAGCCCGGCACCACCACCGCGATCGTCGGTCCGTCCGGCTCCGGTAAGACCACGATCCTGTCGCTGGTCGCCGGGTTGCTTGCGCCCGAGCGCGGACAGGTCGTCATCGACGGCATTGATGCCGCCGACATCGATTCCGACGCGCGACGCGCGTTGGTCAGTGTGGTGTTCCAGCAGCCCTACCTGTTCGACGGGACGATCTGGGACAACATCCGGGTCGGGTACCCCGAAGCCGACGACGAGACCATCCGCCGCGCGATGACCCTGGCCCGCGTCGACGAGATCATCGAACGCCTCCCCGGCGGCGCACAGTCGAAGGTCGGTGAGGCCGGGACCGCACTGTCCGGCGGCGAACGACAACGCGTCAGCATTGCGCGGGCGTTGGCCAAACCGGCGGGTGTGCTGCTGATCGACGAAGCCACCAGCGCGCTGGACACCGAGAACGAGGCGGCCATCACCCAGGCCATCAATGACGACCCGCAACCACGCACCCGCGTCATCGTCGCTCACCGGCCCGACGCGATCCGCCACGCCGATCAGGTTCTGTTCATCGACGGCGGTGTGGTGGCAGAACGCGGCAGCATCGACGAACTCACCTCGCTCGGTGGGCGTTTCGCCGAGTTCTGGCGAAAGCTGGAAGACAGCATCGGATGGCAGATCGCCGCACACGGACCGGCCAGTCCGCAGCCGAGCCCCCGAACATCGTTTACCGAGAGCGCGTCGGGGGCACGCCCAGAGTATGTCAGTGACAGCCTTTAA
- a CDS encoding amino acid ABC transporter ATP-binding protein, whose protein sequence is MTDTTSGEPEYRVVADGVEKAFGDNKVLKGVSFKVERGTATAIIGPSGSGKTTLLRTLNALDRADAGVIRVDDIEIDFSTPTPKPEIRRFQSRSGFVFQGHNLFPHKTVLQNIIEGPVIVQKRPREEAVAEAITLLEQVGLAEKKDQYPYQLSGGQQQRVGIARALALKPKLVLFDEPTSALDPELVGEVLSVIKDLAVEGWTLVIVTHEIQFARQVSNQVLFTDGGVILEQGRPEDVLGNPKEARTRQFLERVLNPL, encoded by the coding sequence ATGACTGACACCACCAGCGGCGAGCCCGAATACCGCGTCGTTGCCGACGGCGTCGAGAAGGCGTTCGGCGACAACAAGGTGCTCAAGGGCGTGTCCTTCAAAGTGGAGCGGGGTACGGCGACCGCGATCATCGGACCGTCCGGGTCGGGCAAGACGACGCTGTTGCGCACGCTCAACGCGCTCGACCGCGCCGATGCCGGTGTGATCCGGGTCGACGACATCGAAATAGACTTCTCGACGCCGACGCCCAAACCCGAGATCCGCCGATTCCAGTCGCGAAGCGGCTTCGTGTTCCAGGGACACAACTTGTTTCCGCATAAGACGGTGCTGCAGAACATCATCGAAGGCCCGGTGATCGTGCAGAAGCGGCCCCGGGAAGAAGCGGTCGCGGAGGCAATCACGCTTCTCGAGCAGGTCGGGCTTGCCGAAAAGAAGGATCAGTATCCGTACCAGCTTTCCGGCGGGCAGCAGCAGCGGGTCGGTATCGCCAGAGCCCTGGCACTCAAGCCCAAGCTGGTGTTGTTCGATGAGCCGACCTCGGCGCTGGATCCCGAACTGGTCGGCGAGGTGCTCTCGGTGATCAAAGACCTCGCTGTCGAGGGGTGGACGCTGGTGATTGTCACCCACGAAATCCAATTCGCCAGACAGGTTTCCAATCAGGTGCTGTTCACCGACGGTGGCGTCATCCTCGAGCAGGGGCGTCCCGAGGACGTGCTCGGCAACCCCAAAGAGGCACGCACGCGCCAGTTCCTGGAGCGGGTGCTCAATCCGCTGTAA
- a CDS encoding ABC transporter ATP-binding protein/permease, giving the protein MGRGFQGAMLRRFGGRDHPATVERTEDVAPHCVRITMSSPTLFDDVDAGPTTWLRFWFPDPDRGSTEFQRAYTLAWAEPEAGRFAIDVVLHEPAGPASAWASTAHPGMTIPVVSLGSSPFAVPDDLPAGFLLIGDSASIPAINSIMAVLPPDLDVEVYLELHCESDTLIPLTPHPRRRLHWVTRTDDTSLAAAIEDRDWSNWTVWAGTEAGALKHLRKRLKEDFGFPKTEVKAQAYWTQGREMGRTRDDATTTPVPQIPAPALPQPGAAKGKWRSQAGKDFLAPVKSRVMAAGVLQALLTLLQLAPFVLLIELAQQLLSGADRSQVWNTVTAFVVLLTAGTTLGAVLVLWLHVVDMRFSAEVRRRLLDKLARIPLGWFSDRGSGAVKKLIQDDTLSLHYLVTHAVCDAVAAVVAPIAVLIYLFAVDWGMALILFLPILVYILTTWTMVYQSGPKIAEASRWAERMNGESAAFLEGQPVIRVFGGAAASSFRRRLDDYIAFLNDWQRPFIGKKTFMDLVTRPSTFLWLIVTAGTAFVAAGATTPAALLPFLVLGTTFGSRLLGIAYGLGGIREGTQAAQRIAVTLDETELDTRSADAPPSATPASVTFDAVSFGYRAGVPVIRDVTMALSAGTVTALVGPSGSGKSTLAALLARFHDVDAGAIRIDGRDIRTMTPDELYTRVGFVFQDIQLVAGTIGDNIALARPEAGIDEIERAARNAQIHERILRLPDGYDTVIGADSQLSGGEKQRLTIARALLADTPVLILDEATAFADPESEYCVQQALSSLIQNRTVLVIAHRVHTITEADQIVVLDHGRIAEIGTHRELLAIDGRYHRLWNSRPAGATAPTRALTGEGVR; this is encoded by the coding sequence ATGGGACGAGGTTTCCAGGGCGCCATGTTGCGCCGGTTCGGGGGGCGCGACCATCCCGCGACCGTGGAACGGACCGAGGACGTCGCCCCGCACTGCGTCCGGATCACGATGTCTTCCCCCACCCTCTTCGATGACGTCGACGCCGGACCGACAACCTGGCTGCGGTTCTGGTTTCCCGATCCGGACCGCGGAAGCACCGAATTCCAACGTGCGTACACACTCGCCTGGGCCGAGCCCGAGGCCGGCCGCTTCGCGATCGACGTCGTGCTGCACGAGCCGGCCGGCCCAGCCTCGGCGTGGGCCTCGACCGCGCACCCGGGCATGACCATCCCGGTGGTGTCGTTGGGTTCGTCGCCCTTCGCGGTGCCCGACGACCTGCCGGCGGGCTTCCTGCTCATCGGTGACTCCGCGTCCATCCCGGCGATCAACTCCATCATGGCGGTGCTGCCACCCGATCTCGACGTCGAGGTCTACCTCGAACTCCATTGCGAATCAGACACACTCATCCCGCTCACCCCACACCCGCGGCGGCGACTGCACTGGGTGACGAGGACCGACGACACCTCGCTGGCTGCGGCCATCGAGGACCGGGACTGGTCGAACTGGACCGTGTGGGCTGGTACCGAGGCGGGCGCTCTCAAGCACCTCCGCAAGCGCCTCAAGGAGGACTTCGGGTTCCCCAAGACCGAGGTGAAGGCCCAGGCGTACTGGACCCAGGGCCGGGAGATGGGCAGAACCCGCGACGACGCCACAACGACACCTGTCCCGCAGATTCCCGCACCCGCGCTACCGCAGCCGGGCGCCGCCAAAGGCAAGTGGCGTTCCCAGGCGGGCAAAGACTTTCTGGCACCGGTCAAGTCCCGGGTGATGGCCGCCGGTGTTTTGCAGGCACTGCTCACCCTGCTGCAGCTTGCGCCATTTGTGTTGCTCATCGAACTCGCTCAACAGTTGCTCAGCGGCGCCGACCGATCCCAGGTGTGGAACACCGTGACCGCGTTCGTGGTGCTACTGACCGCCGGCACCACGCTGGGCGCAGTTCTGGTGCTGTGGTTGCACGTGGTCGACATGCGGTTCAGCGCCGAAGTCCGTCGTCGGCTGTTGGACAAGCTGGCCCGAATACCCCTGGGCTGGTTCAGCGATCGCGGATCGGGAGCGGTGAAGAAGCTGATCCAGGACGACACGTTGTCGCTGCACTACCTCGTGACGCACGCGGTGTGCGATGCGGTCGCGGCGGTCGTCGCGCCGATCGCAGTGTTGATCTATCTGTTCGCCGTCGACTGGGGCATGGCGCTGATCCTGTTCCTGCCGATCCTCGTCTATATCCTCACCACCTGGACCATGGTGTATCAGAGCGGGCCGAAGATCGCCGAGGCCTCGCGCTGGGCCGAGCGGATGAACGGCGAGTCGGCGGCATTCCTCGAGGGTCAGCCGGTGATTCGGGTTTTCGGAGGCGCGGCGGCCTCGTCCTTTCGCCGACGTCTGGACGACTACATCGCGTTCCTCAACGACTGGCAACGGCCGTTCATCGGCAAGAAGACCTTCATGGATCTGGTGACCCGGCCCAGCACGTTCCTGTGGCTGATCGTCACCGCCGGCACCGCGTTCGTGGCTGCCGGCGCGACGACGCCCGCAGCGCTGCTGCCGTTCCTGGTGCTGGGCACCACCTTCGGCAGCCGGCTACTGGGCATCGCCTACGGGCTGGGCGGCATCCGGGAAGGTACGCAGGCTGCACAGCGCATTGCGGTAACGCTCGACGAAACCGAGCTGGACACCCGGAGCGCGGATGCGCCGCCATCTGCGACACCGGCGAGCGTGACCTTCGACGCCGTCAGCTTCGGCTACCGCGCGGGTGTGCCCGTCATCCGCGACGTGACAATGGCGTTGAGCGCCGGGACGGTGACGGCTCTGGTGGGGCCATCCGGTTCTGGCAAGTCAACCCTGGCGGCGCTGCTGGCGCGCTTCCACGACGTCGACGCCGGCGCGATCCGCATCGACGGCCGCGATATCCGCACGATGACCCCAGACGAGCTCTATACCCGAGTCGGATTCGTATTCCAGGATATTCAGCTGGTGGCAGGCACCATTGGCGACAACATCGCACTCGCCAGGCCGGAAGCCGGCATCGACGAGATCGAGCGCGCCGCCCGCAACGCGCAGATCCACGAACGGATTCTGCGGCTGCCCGACGGATACGACACTGTCATCGGCGCCGACAGCCAGCTGTCGGGGGGCGAGAAGCAGCGCCTCACCATCGCCCGCGCACTGCTCGCCGACACCCCGGTGCTGATCCTCGACGAGGCCACGGCCTTCGCGGATCCTGAATCGGAATATTGTGTGCAGCAGGCGTTGAGCTCGCTGATTCAGAATCGCACGGTGTTGGTGATCGCCCACCGGGTGCATACCATCACCGAAGCCGACCAGATCGTGGTGCTGGACCACGGCCGTATCGCCGAGATCGGCACCCATCGGGAGCTGCTCGCCATCGACGGCCGCTACCACCGCCTGTGGAACAGCCGGCCGGCCGGCGCAACGGCGCCTACCCGCGCCCTGACCGGCGAAGGCGTCCGATGA